Below is a genomic region from Salvelinus fontinalis isolate EN_2023a chromosome 2, ASM2944872v1, whole genome shotgun sequence.
TGCATTAGAACCAAAATGGTGGCCACAGTAGAAGTCCATACACCCCGACAGGCGGATCTAGGTGAATCACTCGCGTTTTCCACATAGACATAATCCTCCATATCATCATAATCATCTTCAGAGTCCGAATCAGAAAACCCGCTGCCTGCGTATCTGTCCATAGAGTCAAAGCAAAAGTTTTTCATACTAACTTTGACGTACTCGCATATCGTCCTCTCCGTTCCATCACAAACACAAGTATCAAGTTGTTGTGCTTTAGGTATATTGCGCATGTTGGCAATCACCCTCCTGCAATCGTCCGAACATCTCTCGCCTCCGAAAAGTTTACGGCAGTGAAACAAATAGTCACGCATTGCCGAGCTACATTGGTAATCTCTCTCGCACTGCCGCCGGGCTTCGGTGCAGCCCATTTTGCTGGTCCGAGGCAGGCACGGCTCTATGGCGCGTTTGGTGCTCCGGCAGACGGGGTCCGAGGCGCAGTCACAGTCCTCTAGAGACGGACCGGTCTCAGTTAGATTCAGCTGGATAAGGGACGAGATGCAGTGGCTGGGACACTTCTTCCTATTCCCGTTGATAACGGGCGCACAGGCGTAAAGGTATTGGTCATATGCGTAGTGGCACTCCGGCTCTCCATGACACTTCATAATGGCTTGCCAACAGATGAGCCGACGACCATGAGTAGGGGACGCGATGCAAAGACAACCGAACAGGGCAAACGCACAGCATAAATACAAAGTTGATCTCCCAGTCCACTTTATAAACCCGGCAAAACTTGCCATTTCGAAGTAGACTGATCCGAATAAATTAAAGACTTCAACATATGGATTTGTGTAGCAGTATCTCCATCAAATCTGTGTCAAAAACAAGTAATCCAAATCCATTCCCTCGCATTCAGTACACGCCAGTGAGGAATGAACGAGGTTCACAAAATAATGTGCAATGCAGTGATACCGTATGAAAACCGCACATCGCCTGCAATTTGTTC
It encodes:
- the LOC129811497 gene encoding growth arrest-specific protein 1-like yields the protein MASFAGFIKWTGRSTLYLCCAFALFGCLCIASPTHGRRLICWQAIMKCHGEPECHYAYDQYLYACAPVINGNRKKCPSHCISSLIQLNLTETGPSLEDCDCASDPVCRSTKRAIEPCLPRTSKMGCTEARRQCERDYQCSSAMRDYLFHCRKLFGGERCSDDCRRVIANMRNIPKAQQLDTCVCDGTERTICEYVKVSMKNFCFDSMDRYAGSGFSDSDSEDDYDDMEDYVYVENASDSPRSACRGVWTSTVATILVLMHLI